caaatttgagacaagaattatgaaacggagggaataacATTTTTTGTGGGTAATTAATAAATCAAAACTGAGGGAATGTTTTCCACAAAGCAGATCAAAGCTCAAAATAATGACAACGGAACTACACCGAACAAACACCGCAAGCACGCTTACGTAGTCTACTGTCAACAACAACTATCAGCTCTCCAAGGGTCACTATGCAGCGAAAACGAGCACGACTGAGGCGCCCCAAGAAATAACCACAGGCAACCGCACAAAACAACCAACGACAAATATGCAAGAGAAGCACAAAGATCAACAAAGGCTACAAAAGTTCATAGGAAGAAGATGGTAACAACGATATACACAAAGGAGATGAATTCAGGCTCGGAGTAGCAAAAGTAACTGGAGGTAGACAAGGTTGCACCGTCATAATCTGCCAGACCTTGTCGCGCCACTCAACATTGAAACAGCCCGAGAACAACACTTTACCTTTAAGCCCTTGTTGGACCTGTTTGTAACTTAATTAATGTTGTCATgtttacatttgcatccatgcatgcattcttGCTTGTGCATTGCACTCTATGCATGCTTATTCATACGTACGTTGTGTGTTTGGGTCTTATCGTTAGCGTCTACGCGACACTCCGTCGACGAACCGGGTTCCCACACCTACTCGGACCCTCTCTCTCGGTGCCTAGCGACCGAGGATCCaagcaagcagccattccttaaccatgttgtttatacccaatgcctctctctcattcttgtaCTAAGATACCttctcagtcttgtcacgatgcctctaggattgcatggcttttagtcagctctactcaattgcttttgtcttgttacttgtcctattaccatgtcacatgtttgtttatTGTCCtacttggtcattagaagtcttgcttagattgttggtctagtgtccttatttggggttatacaattgctacatccacatgctacttctTGTATtcaaattgcaattattaaactgtgacatGTTATTACCTGCAACAAGGCAatgatgggaggccgtgctcacgcactggtgatttgttccatttgtgccgacctaaggaccgagttctcgttttcaccgatccaagaaacttcgcgctaaccgctcgtgggagaagatatggcttccccctcggcctagtactcgtttcatggCTCTTCCAAGgaccacatagttcgggcgttccatttagcatatcgcatatacactggtgttgtgttggagacttgttggtgaccTTACATTCATATAGGacttgcggcactagtctggagtggtcatcctgCGGGCTCTGAACCGCAACCagctgtcctcgcaactcttgagtccgtacgacgcttcggtcgggctctcgtttcggatagaCTCAGTTGGATGGtaccctggattagttgtgggctTGGAAACGCCGTGTTACCCAATCCTACCGACACACGCCTTcgtgtgttcctactcgagtggcaacaaaggttggacgaacgtgtacgggtaaattggtgcaccctgcagggacaaaatctttcggaaagccgtgtccgcggttatggacgacttggttggtcattacttgatcatagagaacttaatccAAACTAATCTcaaaacttgagtagtaattagccttaatcttggatatgcttaaaactgcttaagtgtgagtgcctttggatcatttcctcacaaggggttgagggggtgataagaagttgtgtttggttggtgttaGATATTAGAAGATCACCTCACTCAGTAGACGCTTCTTATCCTCTATTTAGACGGTGTCATTAgcgtgtctctccagatattgttgctgctgcataaccctaCCATGTTTATCCATCCTTTAAAAATTGTTGCATAATTAGATTAGTTCTCCCTATAAGTCTTGCgggtactttgtactcagttgctttgcaacgttgttttctccagagttcccagaggagcaggtgagtggttacttcgtggagttcgacAACGACAGCTTCGACGTTTAGCCAGCAGATTCCAGAACAGGGTTCTGTGAACTTGTGGCGGGCTctcttttcagtttcagcctcttaggcaataaATGTAAACTTGACCGTACTCGAGCCTATTTTGCTTCTgctggtgtaatgatgattgtggacatgtgtccgtgagttgtaataacttggtattttgctccttgtatgaggtTAACTTAATCTTGTGTCGTATGTCATGATATCATTTTTGTTCCAACCTGCGATGAAcacattgcgtgtatgttgtgaagtgtttATCGTGGGGAGGCACTGGGGCTTAATTTATgcgcgagttagcatttgaggctaaattgcataaattcgGTCCCGGAGTCTCACAAACATGACCGTCGGCCCGCTCTGGATTGAGAAGCAGTGCTCCTGTTGGCAGATAGAACCTTAGAGCACAAAATGATCCCCGACAAAGACATGAGACGAAGTAACCACCAAGCGAGTCCCACAAGTACAGCAAAAACCATTCCAAGACGCCCTGCAATCCATTCCCAGCGCGAAGGGGGgcttagagcatctctagcagttATCGATCATTTTGAACCGAGAAAACACCCATTCGGTCGACCGAAGTCGTGTCATTCGGTTTCATTTTTACCCGACTAGAACAGAACCCGCAAACTAGCCCGAAAAACCAGTATGCGGATTCTGTTCTGGCCGAGTCAACGCAAACCCATACAAATCCATACGTGCGTGTGATGAATCAAAGTTTGACAGATAAAAACTGACAATTTGCAAAATTCGTGCGCGTGATGAATCAAAGTTTGCACAACAGAATACAAACATAGAATGAATCAAAGATGGATTTCGTCGCCTTGGCCATCACCATtcgccggtgagctccatcTCTGGCTGCTGAGGCGGCTGCCGGTGCAGGGGCACGAAATGCTTGGTTGGCCTACCGCTTCCGTTTGGACGCCGCCAACACCGGGttgccgacggcggcggggaaggctCTGTCGAAAGCCGCGGGAGGGACGCCGCTACCGGGAGTTGCTGTCAAACCGGTGTAGAAGGATTTCGGTTACTCCATGCCGGACTTTTTTGCGGCGAGCCCGGGCCGGTTGGAGCTCGGGCGAGTAGATctacggcggcgacggcgaatGGCAGCTCGGGCATGTAGTGGAAATTTCCCTCCCGCCAACGTTGAGTGGTGCTTTTCGCTTCCCCGCCCACCCGATCTCGGATCCGAGTATATTGGGATTTTTCGCCCGCGAGATGGGATATTACCGGTTCAGTCCCCCTGTTCGATATCTATTTGGATCCgttttttccttccaaatCTTTAAAGTGGCGGTTATTTCTCGGTTCGGGACTGTTTGTTTTCGTTAACTGCATGTTCGGAGCTAGGAAGCGCAGAGAAAACATGTCGAAACCGTGACAACATCCGAAAGATGGAAGCGCCGCCCGTTTGCGGCCCCATCACTGGTGCTAAGTCGAACGTCGGCCCCATAGCTTTGCAGCACCCCAGCGTAACAATTCACGGAAAAAATCTGAACGCAACAACACAAGCCTCGTAGCCACAAACCGAGACTAAGCACGTAGGCTCCAGACGAACATCCGTGCTAAGCTTCAAATCTAACGCTGCTGTTTGGTACGGAGCACCGACCAAAAGTGAACACCAATACACCACAGAAGCCTCAAACCAACGTTCAACAACTGTACTCATCAGCCCGTGAATTCTGCACAGCTGAGTCAAGGCTAATGATATCCAGAGCAATTTCCACCAAAAGCGCGCGACACACGCAAAGCAAAAAAGGCCGAAAGCTCCAAATTTCCAAGCTTGGGCAGCCCGGCACTCGCAGTCGATCTCTGTCCGTCCGtccccgtcgccgtcgccgctctCTCATTGCTGGGCAGTGCGGCAGTGGGGTGACTCCCCTCCCCCGTCTCGCGCCTATTCTTGACGACGTGCGGAGCCAAACGAAAATCCCCTGAGAGGCCTCTCTGCATCATAGACGTCGTCGCCCCAAGCAGCTCGCGGTCGAGACGACCTTTTCGGCTCGACCCAACCCCCATCCATCATAGATCCCTCGTGGCGGTCGTATCCGCCCGAATATGCCCGCCCTTTGGCGCCCCCACTTCCTTTACTCTCGCGCACACCCAGTCACCCACCCGGCCTTAACCCTCGTCTCTTCTCCTGCCGCTTTCTCTTTCCCCCCCTTCTCTTCCCCCCTCCCCTCGCCGACCCAACCGAACAAGAAAGCCGCACCCGCTGCTTCGCTTATTCCTTCCTCCCTTCCTTTGCTTCCCCCCGAGAGCCATGGAATTGTTCTTCGAGCTGCTCCTCACggcggccgcctccctcctcgtcgccttcctgcTGGCCAAGCTCTTCTCCGCGAATGATCCCCGGAGCGACCCGCGGGATCGCGCCGTGGGCCCCGCTGATGTGATCGCGGAGGGaaacgaggaggaggagcaagagaggaTCATCGAGGTAGATGAGGTCAAGGTGAAGCGGGCGTGGGCGGATGTGGCGGCGCCGACTCTCGCGGAGGAGTGGGTCGAGGTGGAGAAGGCCCCCGCCACTGTCGCGGAGGAGAAGACCCGGTGCTTGCCCGAGGAAGTGGGGATTCCGGCGAGGCTTGCTCCGGAGCTGTTCCTTGGTGCCGTGCTGGAGGGgcggaaggaggagggagaggttGGCAAGAAGCCGTGCGATTTGACCTCTGCGGCTGCCGCGATGGAGACGTCCGTCGAAGTGAAGCTGCGTGATTTGGGAGCTGAATCTTCTCCCAGTCCCAGGGAGGTTATTGACGTGGAGTTGGAGAAAGAGGGGGAGCAGCAGCATGATTTGTGTGCTGAGGTTGCTCCATGTGAAGTCCTTGATGCTGGATCGCAAAAACAGGAAGTTCAAGCCATTGAAGCTGTTGAAGTGGAACAGCGCCATCTGGCTGCTCCTAAGGAAGTCATTGATGCAGCACTGGCGCAGGAGTGTTCACAAACCTTAGCAGAGATTCCGCATGAATTGGCTTCTGATGCTGTGCCTGATGAGGTTCTTGAAGCAGTATTTGAGAAGCAAGAGCAACAAGTTATTGAAGTGAACCAGCAAGAATTGACCTCGGAGGTAGCTCCAAGAGTGCCTGTCGATGTGGCATTGGCAGAGAAGGATGAACTTCAAGACAATCCCGTGGAAGAAGTTGTTGATGTACACGAAGAAGCTCAGAGTGACGACAAAGCAAAATGTGATGCCAGCATGGTTGGTCGACAAACCGAGTTGGTTCCTATGGAGGATTTGGTAGTGATGAAGGATGATGATCCGGAAGTCAGCCACGATGGCAGCTCTAATGACAAAGTGGCTGTCCAGTTACCTGAGAAGGAAGTGACATTGCTAGGGATGCCGGAAGATGAGACTAGAGCATGCATGGAGTTTGAAGAGTGGGAAGGGATTGAGAGAAGTGAAGTGGAGAAGAGGTTTGGTGCAGCAGCGGCTTTTTCCGCTAGTGACGCTGGGACAGCTGCTCTGTCCAAGCTGGACAGTGATGTGCAGCTGCGGCTGCAGGGACTCCTCAAGGTTGCCATTGATGGTCCCTGTTATGATTCTACACAACCACTTACATTGAGGCCTTCATCTCGTGCAAAATGGTActtgtttttctctctttgaTACTATATTGCTCCATTTATCATTGGTACAATGCAATTGTTTATATTACTTGACTGTAGCAGAACAAGTTTGAGTACCCAACTCTCCAAATGCCATACGCCTTATATTTTCCTCAAGGAAGATAAAGTAATTTAGTCTGTAGGAAGAAAATATCACAAACAACTGAGTTGTGCTTCGCTGTTCTAAGTTGGCAAGAGACTAAATTTAGGTAGCTATGCTACAATGATGACCAAAATTTCTGATAGTTGCTTTGTTTTGTCTAGTTGGGGGCTACTCTGCTAAGCTAGTTTAAATGTGGTGCGCTTAAACCAACCATTTAGGGAAGGAATTCTTTGCTATAGTGAACTTTTTTATTTGCATGATGCTGTGTGATttacatgattttttattttaattttggaATAGATAACAAATGAAGATAAAGTAAAGAAAACCATTTAGAGGTCTGAATCCAGTGTTGCCTGACAGATCGCAATCTAGTCATTAATACAGAAGATGTGTAACTCTTCCTGTCTGCATATGCCCAACATGAATGAAGTGAACAATCATATTCACTGATACTCATATTCTCTGTTCCTTGTTGTACAAATTCAATAAACCAGAAAATGCGAAAACCAAATTTAGTTCCAACAATCTTCTAAAATATAACTATCTGAAGCTATATTATGAGCataacagttttttttaatatctGATCCATTTTGGTAAACTACACATTGATGGACAATGCATTTAAAAATAAATCCCAAATCAGTTTGCTACCATTTGAAACGATGGAATCTGACAGGTTGCATTGCATTCACCTATCTGTGCCCGCCTCTCTTCACCTCTCATGCAATTGACATGTGGGATCCACCTGTCAGTGACATGTAGGTTCCAGTTCAATCAAAATTGTAGAATGTTATGTGATGAATTGCTGATAGGGAACTCGTACACTATGGTTGTTAAGGCATGCTGGAATGCTGCATGCTCAGGGAAACTTCATGACACAATCAGCTTGGCATTATGAACGAGATATGGTTCCTATAAATTTCCCAAAAGAAGTGTTGCAATATCATTGATTAACAGAACACGCAACCCATGGCCACCTCTATCAGCTACTAATTGTTAAATTGCTGAATTAGCACATAGAAGTGCCTGCTTCCGTACTCATGTTTCCCCTTCCTTTCGAGAGCCCTACACAACTGTTTGCTACAAACATATATAAGCTGCTCTGGTAGTGCTGAAAGTTGTGCCTGAATTTTTCTATCCTGGCACTCTAAAAGACTGTATCACTACACCTTTTTTATCTATAACTACACTGTTAAAGCCTTTGCACGGTCCTTTTGGAAATTGTGCACAGTTTGTACCCCCATCAATCTTCACACTTGTGTGTGACGTAGTCCATCAATTGAAAGATACCTTTGGTACCTGTTGTTGCTGCACTTGCTATACCCTGTTCTGGAGTTGCAAATACTTCTTGAGTTCCTAAATTCTGAACCCAGCTGTGATACTCTTCTGGCCTGTTGTTATAAATGAAAACTCTAGTTGAGAGGTGTTGCATCCGTATAGCCATCA
This is a stretch of genomic DNA from Brachypodium distachyon strain Bd21 chromosome 1, Brachypodium_distachyon_v3.0, whole genome shotgun sequence. It encodes these proteins:
- the LOC100821172 gene encoding acyl-CoA-binding domain-containing protein 5 isoform X2 translates to MELFFELLLTAAASLLVAFLLAKLFSANDPRSDPRDRAVGPADVIAEGNEEEEQERIIEVDEVKVKRAWADVAAPTLAEEWVEVEKAPATVAEEKTRCLPEEVGIPARLAPELFLGAVLEGRKEEGEVGKKPCDLTSAAAAMETSVEVKLRDLGAESSPSPREVIDVELEKEGEQQHDLCAEVAPCEVLDAGSQKQEVQAIEAVEVEQRHLAAPKEVIDAALAQECSQTLAEIPHELASDAVPDEVLEAVFEKQEQQVIEVNQQELTSEVAPRVPVDVALAEKDELQDNPVEEVVDVHEEAQSDDKAKCDASMVGRQTELVPMEDLVVMKDDDPEVSHDGSSNDKVAVQLPEKEVTLLGMPEDETRACMEFEEWEGIERSEVEKRFGAAAAFSASDAGTAALSKLDSDVQLRLQGLLKVAIDGPCYDSTQPLTLRPSSRAKWVAWQKLGNMHPEIAMDKYMNLLSEIIPGWMGDKTNSFKLENRANTL
- the LOC100821172 gene encoding acyl-CoA-binding domain-containing protein 5 isoform X1; protein product: MELFFELLLTAAASLLVAFLLAKLFSANDPRSDPRDRAVGPADVIAEGNEEEEQERIIEVDEVKVKRAWADVAAPTLAEEWVEVEKAPATVAEEKTRCLPEEVGIPARLAPELFLGAVLEGRKEEGEVGKKPCDLTSAAAAMETSVEVKLRDLGAESSPSPREVIDVELEKEGEQQHDLCAEVAPCEVLDAGSQKQEVQAIEAVEVEQRHLAAPKEVIDAALAQECSQTLAEIPHELASDAVPDEVLEAVFEKQEQQVIEVNQQELTSEVAPRVPVDVALAEKDELQDNPVEEVVDVHEEAQSDDKAKCDASMVGRQTELVPMEDLVVMKDDDPEVSHDGSSNDKVAVQLPEKEVTLLGMPEDETRACMEFEEWEGIERSEVEKRFGAAAAFSASDAGTAALSKLDSDVQLRLQGLLKVAIDGPCYDSTQPLTLRPSSRAKWVAWQKLGNMHPEIAMDKYMNLLSEIIPGWMGDKTNSSIKKHEADGDSEEPVLAMTDHKGDQHIYQRNEDSTSTSMDEGPLPSPPNPEKGQSSDVPAE